DNA sequence from the Sulfurimonas sp. HSL3-1 genome:
GAAGGTCGGGGTGCCGAAGTTACAGATGAGGTCGTTGACGCACATGGCGACGAGGTCGATGCCGACCGTGTCGTGTTTGCCGGAGTCGATGGCCAGTTTCAGCTTGGTGCCGACGCCGTCGGTCGCGGCGAGGAGGACGGGTTCCTTGTATCCAGTTGGCATCTCGAAGGCGCCGGCGAAAGAGCCGATCCCGCCCAAAACACCGGGGATGCGGGTCGACTTGACCAGGGGCTTGATGTTCTCGACGAAACTGTTCCCGGCGTCGATATCGACACCGGCGTCTTTGTAGCTGATTTGACTCATAGATCGCTCCAGATGATTATTAATGGAAGTATAGCGAAGGTGGGGTTAGGATAGGGTTTGGCAGGGCGTTTCAGCGCAGATGCGTTATCCTTCGCCTACATGTTCGGCGCGTCCAAAGCTTGGCCGGTGAGAAGTTGGGATTTTCTTCATTCCGGTTTAAATGTAAGATGCTAAAATCGCGCCACTTTCGGCACAAGGGCCGTTCTAAACAAAGCCCTTAACGCCCCGAGGAATTGAGAAAATGAGAGAGTTTGTCTACCCTGAAATGATGGTACACGTCCCGATGTGTACCCACAAGGCGCCCCAGAATGTTCTGGTGATCAGCGAGGCGCCCAAACGCCTTCAGACGGAAGTGGCGCGCCACGAGGGCGTCGTTGTCGTCCATGCGCCGGCCAGCCTTGAGGCGCTGCGCGAAGTCGCCGACGGCAGTGTCGACGTCGTCATTTGCGAAGCGGATGTCGATGCGGCGGTGGCCGGACACATCAACCGCGTCCTTAGTGAAGAGGGGGTCGTTTCCATGCGCCACGCTTCGCTCGAGGAAGTCCAGGCCAATACGGTCCTGCTCGGCGTGCTGAGCAACTATTTCAAGGTGATCATGCCTTACCGCCTTGCCAACGAGGAGACCCTGCTGCTGGCCAGCAAGGGTAACCATCCGACGGCGGACATCAACCTCCACCGCGCAGACATGCTCGACGGGCTGGAGTACTACAACACGGATATCCACCCGGCCGCGTTCGCGATGCCGAATTACATCCGCAAAACCTACCTCGGAATCATCCGCAACTAAATGGCATTCATTATGAGTACGCCGAAGGAGCAAAGCCCCTCCGACTACGCTGACGCTTTGTCCGCCTCGGCGGCGGGCCCACGCCTTCACAGGGGACTGTGATGGCTTTTGAGTATGCGATCGCACTGACCGGGGGGATCGCGACGGGCAAGAGTACCGTCGCTTCCCTGCTGGCCCTGCACGGCCTGCGGGTCATCGACGCCGATGCGATCGCGCACAGGCTGCTGGACGAGCACAGCGGATGGGTCGCCGAGACCTTCGGCGCACGCTATGTCGAAAACGGCAAGGTCCTGCGCAGCGAACTGGGCAAAGTGATCTTCTCCGACCCCACGGCCAAGGCGACGCTCGAATCTTACCTGCACCCCAAGATCCGTCAGGCGATCGAGGAGGAGAGCGAACGCCAGGACGCTTTCAAATTCCCCTACCTGATCGACATCCCGCTCTACTTCGAGACGCAGGCCTATCCCATCGCGGACTCCGTCGTCGTTTACACTCCCAAAGCGACGCAGCTGCAGCGGTTTATGAAACGCAACGGCTTCGACGAGGCCGAGGCGCTGCGCCGCATCGAGTCCCAGATGGACATCGAGGAGAAGAAAAAGCGCGCGACCTGGGTGATCGACAACAGCGGCAACCTCAAACACCTTCAGGCTGAGTGCGAGGCCTTTGTCGATACGATCAAAGCAAAATATCAATAACTTTTCAAGCAAGACCCACTACACTTCCATACTGATATCTCTAAAAGGCCCATATGATGATGATCGCCAAATACAGCGCCAGCGGTAACGACTTTGTCCTCTTCCACAGCTTTATCGCAAGAGACCGCTCCGAATTGGCCCGTACCCTCTGTGACCGCCAGAGCGGCGTCGGTGCCGACGGGCTGATCGTCCTCGTGCCGCACGCAGAGCACGACTTCGAGTGGCAGTTCTACAACAGCGACGGCTCGACGGCGGAGATGTGCGGCAACGGCAGCCGTGCCTGCGCGCACTACGCCTACAGCAACGGCCTGGCACCGGCGAACATGACTTTCCTGACGGAAGCGGGTGTTATCGGCGCCGAGGTAGAAGGCGATATGGTGCAAAGCGACCTGACCCCGCCGAAGATCCTCCGTGACGACATCGTCGCGGGTGGGAAAAAGTGGTGGCTGCTCGATACGGGCGTGCCCCACCTCGTCACCTTCGATGCCGACATGGACAATTTCGACCTCGTAGAGGCGCGTGCGCTGCGCTTTGAACACAATGCCAACGTCAACATCGCCTCTGTCAACAGCGACGGTTCCATCCGGGTACGGACTTATGAGCGCGGCGTCGAGGATGAGACGCTGGCCTGCGGGACGGGGATGGCGGCCTGTTTCTACCGCGCCAATCGTGAAGAACTTGTCGGTGACAAAGCGGAGGTCTACCCCAAAAGCGGGGAGACGCTCTATCTCGGGCTGGAAGAGGGGACGATTACCTTCAAAGGGCTGGTGAAGAAGACGTTTGAGACGGTTTTGGATGTGAAGTAATAAGCGCGGGTTGTCTGCGCGTGAGCACTCTGCTGAAGAGAACGCAGTGTTAACGCAGGTACCCGGATTTTGTTCGGGTGCCGTATAAAATGTTTTTGTTCCCCTTCTTCTTTGTGTGCCCAAAGAAGAAGCCGAACCCGGAAGAAGAAAGGGCAACAAGCTGCCGCTTTCGGGACATCCCACTCCCCGGTGATCCTCCTGACACGCTAATTATCATTTCGGACTTATATAAAAAGCGGATAGTGGCTTGGGCAGCGATGCCGCTTAGAGGCCTGCAGCCTCCATGCTTTTTGCTTGGGCGTCAGCGATGAGAGGGTCGATGATCTCGTCGAAGAGGCCGCCGGTCATGATCTCGTTGAGGCGGTAGAGCGTCAGGTTGATGCGGTGGTCCGAGATGCGGTTCTGAGGGTAGTTGTAGGTGCGGATGCGGCCGCTGCGGTCGCCGGTACCGACCTGTTCCTTGCGCGCGGCGCCCTCGGCCTCCTGGGCTTTCTGCTGCTCGATCTCAAAGAGGCGCGCCTGCAGGACCTTCATCGCTTTTTCTTTATTCTTATGCTGCGATTTCTGGTCCTGGTTGGTGACGACGATGCCGGTGGGCAGGTGGGTGATACGCACCGCGGAGTCGGTCGTATTGACGGACTGCCCGCCACAGCCGGAGGAACGCATGACGTCGATTTTGAGGTCGTTCGGATCGATCTTAACGTCGACGTCATCCGCTTCGGGCATGACGGCCACGGTGATGGCGGAGGTGTGGACGCGTCCCTGGGACTCCGTCGCCGGGACCCGCTGCACGCGGTGGGTCCCCCCTTCAAATTTCAGACGGCTGTAGACCTTGTCACCCTTGATGAGCGCCGTGATCTCCTTGTAGCCGCCCATGTCGGAGGGGCTGGAGCTGATCAGTTCGATCTTCCACCCTTTGATCTCCGCGTAACGGGTATAGGCGGTAAAGAGGTCGCCGACAAAGATTGCGGCTTCGTCCCCGCCGGTGCCCGCGCGCATCTCCAGGATAATGTTGCGCTCGTCGTTGGGGTCCGTCGGCAGCAGGAGGACCTTGATCTCCTCCTCCATCACGGGGACCTGCGGTTCGAGGGTTTTGAGCTCCTCTTTGGCCAGTTCTCCCAGTTCGTCGTCGTAGACAAGAGACTTGTTCTCTTCGATGTCCACGAGCAGCTGTTTGTAGGCCTTGGCCGTATCGACGATGTCTTGCAGGGAGGATTGCTCTTTGGAGAGTGCGGTCATCCGTTTGATGTCGTTGGCGATGTCGGGACTGCTGAGTAGTTCGCTGAGTTCGTTATAGCGGTCGATAAAAGGGGTCAGTTTGTCAGAAAGCATTCATACTCCCAGTATGTGAAGAACATTCAGTATTCATGTAATGTCTAGGATGAAAATAGGGGGAGATTAAGCGCGGTTAATCTGCGCGCGCCCCGCAGGAAGTACCCTTGGGGTGCGGGCCCGCCGCCTAGGCGAACCCAGTGTTAACGTAGACAACGGGGCTTTTGCTCCGTTGACGTACTACAGGCTGTTTACAGCTTTTTGCAGGCGGCTGACTTTGCGGGAAGCTGTCTCTTTTTTCAGGATCCCTTTGGTGACGAACTTGTGGATCTGCTGGTTAGCGACAGTCATAGCGGCAGCTGCTGCTTCTTTGTTGCCTTCATCGATGGCTGCGCGGACAGCTTTGACGATGTTTTTCAGGCGCGTGCGGTAAAATCTGTTACGTTCCGTACGTTTTTCAGTTTGACGGATACGTTTCATTGATGACTTATGGTTTGCCATAGCCTTTATCCTTCTGGAAAAAAATTTAGGGTAGAATACTACCTTAAAAATATTTAAATTTAAGTTAAACTTTAGTGTATTCCCCGCTTTCTGGGCGATGAGAAGGGTAGAAATGAAATTATTCGGGACCGACGGCGTACGTGGTGAAGCGGGAACATTTTTGACGGCGGAGCTGGCGATGCGTACGGCGATGGCAGCGGGGATCTACTTCAAAAAGAGCTCTAAGACGAAGAAGATCCTGCTGGGCAAAGATACGCGCCGCAGCGGCTATATGATCGAAAACGCCATTGTCAGCGGCCTGACCGCCGTCGGGTACGACGTCGTGCAGATCGGGCCGATGCCCACACCGGCCATCGCCTTCCTGACCGAAAACATGCGCTGTGACGCGGGCATCATGATCTCGGCGAGCCACAACTCCTTCGAAGACAACGGCATCAAGCTCTTCGACGCCCACGGCAACAAGTTCTCCGAAGAGGTCGAAGCACAGATCGAAGCGATCTACCGGGACGACGCGCAGATCGCCAAAGCGCAGGTCACGGGCC
Encoded proteins:
- a CDS encoding spermidine synthase, whose protein sequence is MREFVYPEMMVHVPMCTHKAPQNVLVISEAPKRLQTEVARHEGVVVVHAPASLEALREVADGSVDVVICEADVDAAVAGHINRVLSEEGVVSMRHASLEEVQANTVLLGVLSNYFKVIMPYRLANEETLLLASKGNHPTADINLHRADMLDGLEYYNTDIHPAAFAMPNYIRKTYLGIIRN
- the coaE gene encoding dephospho-CoA kinase (Dephospho-CoA kinase (CoaE) performs the final step in coenzyme A biosynthesis.) — protein: MAFEYAIALTGGIATGKSTVASLLALHGLRVIDADAIAHRLLDEHSGWVAETFGARYVENGKVLRSELGKVIFSDPTAKATLESYLHPKIRQAIEEESERQDAFKFPYLIDIPLYFETQAYPIADSVVVYTPKATQLQRFMKRNGFDEAEALRRIESQMDIEEKKKRATWVIDNSGNLKHLQAECEAFVDTIKAKYQ
- the dapF gene encoding diaminopimelate epimerase — encoded protein: MMIAKYSASGNDFVLFHSFIARDRSELARTLCDRQSGVGADGLIVLVPHAEHDFEWQFYNSDGSTAEMCGNGSRACAHYAYSNGLAPANMTFLTEAGVIGAEVEGDMVQSDLTPPKILRDDIVAGGKKWWLLDTGVPHLVTFDADMDNFDLVEARALRFEHNANVNIASVNSDGSIRVRTYERGVEDETLACGTGMAACFYRANREELVGDKAEVYPKSGETLYLGLEEGTITFKGLVKKTFETVLDVK
- the prfA gene encoding peptide chain release factor 1, with translation MLSDKLTPFIDRYNELSELLSSPDIANDIKRMTALSKEQSSLQDIVDTAKAYKQLLVDIEENKSLVYDDELGELAKEELKTLEPQVPVMEEEIKVLLLPTDPNDERNIILEMRAGTGGDEAAIFVGDLFTAYTRYAEIKGWKIELISSSPSDMGGYKEITALIKGDKVYSRLKFEGGTHRVQRVPATESQGRVHTSAITVAVMPEADDVDVKIDPNDLKIDVMRSSGCGGQSVNTTDSAVRITHLPTGIVVTNQDQKSQHKNKEKAMKVLQARLFEIEQQKAQEAEGAARKEQVGTGDRSGRIRTYNYPQNRISDHRINLTLYRLNEIMTGGLFDEIIDPLIADAQAKSMEAAGL
- the rpsT gene encoding 30S ribosomal protein S20, whose protein sequence is MANHKSSMKRIRQTEKRTERNRFYRTRLKNIVKAVRAAIDEGNKEAAAAAMTVANQQIHKFVTKGILKKETASRKVSRLQKAVNSL